One Chloroflexota bacterium DNA segment encodes these proteins:
- a CDS encoding superoxide dismutase: MSERFNLSRRGFLGAVGLGSLAAIWGSKGASAKKYGGVGKTFDQATVPTNGKFTLPALPYDYGDLEPHLDAETMYIHHQKHHQALVTNLNAALADYPKLQSMNVAELLHGLSSLPSAIQTAVRNNAGGHANHAIWWATLSPKGGGNAGGALAAAINAKYGSFNSFKTTFNDIAARRFGSGWGWLSTDSKGTLYLASYPNQDSPYMEGLTPLLGVDVWEHAYYLKFRQKRAEFLSAWWNVINWGEVGRRYDLAIAK; this comes from the coding sequence ATGTCAGAACGTTTCAATCTATCGCGGCGGGGATTTTTGGGTGCAGTAGGGTTGGGCAGTTTGGCGGCGATTTGGGGCAGCAAAGGGGCCAGCGCCAAAAAATATGGTGGCGTAGGCAAAACCTTCGATCAAGCAACCGTTCCAACCAATGGCAAATTTACCCTTCCAGCGTTGCCCTATGATTACGGCGATTTGGAGCCACACCTCGATGCTGAAACGATGTACATTCATCATCAAAAACACCATCAAGCACTTGTTACCAATTTAAATGCAGCCCTGGCCGATTACCCTAAGTTGCAAAGTATGAATGTAGCCGAACTCTTACATGGGTTAAGCAGCTTGCCGAGCGCGATTCAAACCGCCGTGCGCAACAACGCTGGCGGCCATGCCAACCATGCAATTTGGTGGGCAACGCTCTCGCCAAAAGGTGGCGGCAATGCTGGTGGCGCGTTGGCCGCTGCAATTAATGCCAAATATGGCTCATTCAATAGTTTCAAAACCACGTTTAATGATATTGCGGCGCGGCGGTTTGGTTCAGGTTGGGGCTGGCTCTCGACCGATAGCAAAGGCACGCTCTATCTGGCTAGCTACCCCAACCAAGATAGCCCATATATGGAAGGCCTAACCCCGCTGCTTGGGGTTGATGTGTGGGAGCATGCCTATTACTTGAAGTTCCGCCAAAAACGCGCCGAATTTTTGAGCGCTTGGTGGAATGTGATCAATTGGGGCGAAGTTGGGCGGCGCTACGATCTGGCAATCGCCAAATAA
- the ruvB gene encoding Holliday junction branch migration DNA helicase RuvB, translating to MSDAFDQAQRMISPKPREEDQVVEKSLRPKKLAEYIGQEKVLANLKIAIAAAKQRKEPLDHTLFYGPPGLGKTTLSTILANEMGVNIKITSGPAIERAGDLAAILTNLKKDDLLFIDEVHRLNRAVEEVMYPAMEDFALDIIVGKGPSARNLRLKLPRFTVVGATTRLALLTSPLRDRFGSVHRLEFYSVEAMTDIVRRSAALLKSPMDDAGALEIARRARGTPRVVNRLLRRVRDFALVMADNHITLEVAQAALASLEIDDLGLDENDRRVLRTLIETFNGGPVGLTTLAAATAEEVDAIEDVYEPYLLQLGFIQRTPRGRIATRRAYDHLGLSFPEAPRPADTQQASFNLEQ from the coding sequence ATGTCGGATGCGTTTGATCAAGCTCAACGAATGATTTCACCCAAGCCTCGTGAAGAGGATCAAGTGGTGGAGAAAAGTTTGCGGCCAAAAAAATTGGCTGAATATATTGGCCAAGAAAAAGTGCTGGCCAACCTCAAAATTGCGATTGCTGCGGCCAAACAACGCAAAGAGCCGCTTGATCATACCCTGTTTTATGGCCCGCCTGGCTTGGGTAAAACCACGCTCTCAACCATTTTGGCCAACGAAATGGGCGTGAATATCAAAATTACCTCTGGCCCTGCGATCGAACGTGCTGGCGATTTGGCGGCAATTTTAACCAACCTCAAAAAAGATGATCTGCTCTTTATTGATGAAGTTCATCGCTTGAATCGCGCCGTCGAGGAAGTGATGTATCCGGCGATGGAAGATTTTGCGCTGGATATTATTGTGGGCAAAGGCCCAAGTGCCCGCAATTTGCGCCTGAAACTGCCTCGTTTTACCGTAGTTGGGGCGACAACCCGTTTGGCCTTGCTCACCTCGCCCTTGCGTGATCGCTTTGGCTCGGTGCATCGACTGGAATTCTACTCGGTCGAAGCCATGACCGATATTGTGCGGCGTTCGGCGGCCTTGCTCAAATCGCCAATGGATGATGCGGGAGCGTTGGAGATTGCGCGGCGGGCGCGTGGCACACCCCGCGTTGTCAATCGTTTGTTGCGGCGGGTGCGCGATTTTGCCTTGGTAATGGCCGATAATCACATTACGCTCGAAGTGGCCCAAGCAGCGCTGGCCAGCCTTGAAATCGATGATCTAGGGCTTGATGAGAACGATCGACGAGTGTTGCGTACCCTGATCGAAACGTTTAATGGTGGGCCAGTTGGCTTAACTACCCTCGCGGCGGCAACGGCTGAAGAAGTTGATGCGATTGAAGATGTGTACGAGCCATATCTCTTGCAACTTGGCTTTATTCAGCGTACTCCACGTGGACGGATCGCCACGCGCCGCGCCTACGATCATCTGGGTTTGAGCTTTCCCGAAGCGCCGCGCCCAGCCGATACTCAACAAGCTAGCTTTAATTTAGAGCAGTAG
- a CDS encoding STAS domain-containing protein yields MADRQIALWNEEREQRKRALQRILITGSSFIFLLILYYVFGVDLSVGRNQLALGCLIGVLVAAAISGWLVSIDQPEWATHAMFIPYMLIILVVATPVGVTSRGMYGLFIPIVAAALLLPARWSLIYAALAVVVFVSTDILSPQPFSLNTTILNTLFAGGCFGTAAATTSFTARRLRQLLKTSIEHGKELERNQSVLEERVQKRTLYLEKALDELQRSSETIRQMSVPVLPIAERVLVLPLVGSIDLSRAALLSDELLNTIYQRRPHTILIDLTGLTTIDQAVAESLVQTLSAVRLLGTEPIVVGLRSETVQALLDTGIDISHIRTFRDVQSGLGYATSKISY; encoded by the coding sequence ATGGCCGATCGTCAAATTGCCCTCTGGAATGAAGAACGTGAACAGCGCAAGCGAGCCTTGCAACGTATTTTGATTACTGGCAGTAGTTTTATTTTCCTACTGATTTTATATTATGTGTTCGGGGTTGATCTCAGTGTGGGCCGCAATCAGCTGGCGCTGGGCTGTTTGATTGGGGTGCTGGTTGCCGCCGCCATTTCGGGCTGGCTGGTCAGCATTGATCAGCCAGAATGGGCCACCCACGCAATGTTTATACCCTACATGCTGATTATTTTGGTGGTGGCAACTCCGGTCGGGGTGACGAGCCGGGGCATGTATGGGCTATTTATTCCAATTGTAGCGGCGGCACTGCTGCTCCCAGCCCGTTGGAGCCTGATTTATGCAGCGCTGGCAGTCGTAGTTTTCGTCAGCACCGATATTTTAAGCCCTCAGCCATTTTCACTAAATACTACTATTTTGAATACATTGTTTGCAGGCGGATGTTTTGGCACTGCCGCCGCCACCACCTCGTTTACCGCCCGCCGCCTACGCCAACTGCTCAAAACCAGCATTGAACATGGCAAGGAGCTTGAGCGTAATCAGTCGGTGCTTGAGGAACGAGTGCAGAAACGCACGCTGTATCTTGAAAAAGCGCTCGACGAATTACAACGCTCCAGCGAGACGATTCGCCAGATGAGCGTGCCAGTGCTACCAATCGCCGAACGAGTGTTGGTGTTACCGCTGGTTGGCAGCATTGACCTCTCGCGGGCGGCGTTGCTCAGCGATGAACTGCTGAATACAATTTATCAACGCCGTCCACATACAATTTTGATCGATCTAACGGGTCTGACCACGATTGATCAGGCGGTAGCTGAATCGTTAGTACAAACCTTGAGTGCAGTACGTTTGCTTGGCACCGAGCCAATTGTGGTTGGTTTACGCAGCGAAACCGTCCAAGCCTTGCTCGATACCGGCATTGATATCAGCCATATTCGCACCTTCCGCGATGTGCAAAGTGGGCTTGGCTACGCCACCAGCAAAATTAGTTATTAA